In the genome of Candidatus Zixiibacteriota bacterium, one region contains:
- a CDS encoding TonB-dependent receptor: protein MIPLTVLALLIVIGPVNLYAAAVGQIKGTITDKETGEGVVGASVSIAGTSFGAMTNFEGKYTIRRLEPGKYTVKISHLEYNVVEVTDVEVKSDLTVEVSQILDKKVTDIGEVITVRGEVDIIDKFETSHQLTITKEQIMTQPVTSVDELLTQVAGVVTNASGEIFIRGGRAGEVAYIVDGVPIGDPLGGLGEAGANLSLVSGSIQEFTVIKDGFDPEYGNALSGIVKITTQTGSKDNTRINFQFITDDFGNNSLNKYSRNNDYVRASVSGPDPIFKNKILPALGLGYMADKEFTYYFYGEVDKDDGIYQYESYDSPLTRRNYGSFNLFGLDVPERKNNKYYWMANLKFRPLQNLKLIFSYKDSQNRWTHFNWSYRYSPNTAPVQVDRWKSASLEVSQSVSRNMNYEAVISYTKNSLNRRPGDPASPGHGLDPEDFMLNTEWEDYDDRNGNGVYDPPEPIINLFPDTASYGFDFTGPAYTYGESGLIEINQQGGTFTFSDFRFNENGIIDNLEGEPFIDLNGNGVWDQGDFLRDKNGNGILDEGRVSRINNRDPEVYRDGDSIVGEPYVDINSNNLYDPGIDLFVMSVGADNMDYNDNGKHDGPLDPWEPGIPYIDLNGDGVYSPPNARYDQGEPFVDRNGNGAYDYGGSSNFLNPGNYDETAVWHFRSTDTYRLEGKVFWQLGSHELKGGISMESNQFDYEEIEKPYYPYSGREDGGPYPGRGSFRDMFEYEPYRGSVYFRDKLEYGSMIASLGFRWDFFLQDRYGLVDVAKNDDLGSGTILGDRQKFSPRIGFSYPISDKAKIHFNYGHFFQLPSLEYMYKRNTSSVAQNVVIGNYNLDYQKTIQYSFGVKYAMSENYSLDVSGYFKDEFDKINSAQVRVGGLTRQQYQNSDYGRSRGFELTLEKRGGGYVNGQLSYVYAFAFGKASQTNQNYMSDFELSREPLSEAALDNDIRHRINANIQVFVPTSVKPRLFGIPIPNGWSLAMNLIIESGRPFTPDRSFPNLALTTGEDIQRNSMRKPGIFNVDVRFTKDFEFVGLDYSMIMWVENIFDSRNVNTVYSNTGRPDTRQNQSQIIKGGTPYDLNPYNWDYGRQIRLGIEVNL from the coding sequence TTGATTCCATTAACGGTTCTGGCTTTGTTGATTGTAATTGGGCCGGTGAACCTCTACGCAGCGGCTGTCGGACAGATCAAGGGTACTATTACCGATAAAGAAACAGGTGAAGGGGTCGTCGGTGCTTCCGTCTCGATTGCGGGCACCAGTTTCGGCGCTATGACCAACTTCGAGGGAAAGTACACCATCCGAAGGCTGGAACCGGGCAAGTACACGGTGAAGATATCGCATCTCGAATACAATGTGGTCGAGGTGACCGATGTCGAAGTCAAGTCGGACCTTACCGTTGAGGTATCTCAGATACTGGACAAGAAAGTCACCGACATCGGTGAGGTTATCACCGTCCGGGGCGAGGTGGATATCATCGATAAGTTCGAGACTTCTCACCAGCTCACCATCACCAAGGAACAGATCATGACCCAGCCGGTAACCTCGGTCGATGAGTTGTTGACCCAGGTGGCTGGTGTTGTGACCAACGCTTCCGGTGAGATTTTCATTCGCGGTGGACGCGCCGGTGAGGTTGCCTACATCGTTGATGGTGTGCCGATCGGTGATCCGTTGGGTGGTCTGGGTGAAGCCGGGGCCAATCTTTCGTTGGTGTCAGGTTCCATCCAGGAGTTTACGGTTATCAAAGACGGATTCGATCCGGAGTATGGCAACGCTTTGTCGGGTATCGTCAAGATTACCACGCAAACAGGTTCGAAAGATAACACCCGGATCAATTTCCAGTTTATCACCGATGACTTCGGTAACAACTCGCTTAACAAATACTCGCGTAACAACGATTATGTTCGTGCATCCGTCAGCGGTCCGGACCCGATTTTCAAAAACAAGATCCTGCCGGCCCTCGGATTGGGCTACATGGCAGACAAAGAGTTCACCTACTATTTCTATGGCGAGGTCGATAAAGACGACGGCATCTACCAGTACGAGTCATACGACTCTCCTTTGACTCGCCGCAATTATGGGTCGTTCAATTTGTTCGGGCTGGATGTTCCTGAACGTAAGAACAATAAGTACTACTGGATGGCCAACCTGAAGTTCAGGCCTCTGCAGAACCTGAAGCTTATTTTCTCATACAAAGATTCTCAGAATCGGTGGACGCACTTCAACTGGAGTTATCGTTATTCACCGAACACCGCTCCGGTTCAGGTTGATCGCTGGAAGTCGGCCTCGCTTGAGGTTTCGCAGTCAGTGTCGCGCAACATGAACTACGAGGCGGTTATTTCTTACACCAAGAACAGTCTGAACCGCCGACCGGGCGATCCGGCCAGTCCCGGGCACGGGCTTGATCCCGAAGACTTCATGCTGAACACGGAGTGGGAAGATTACGATGACCGCAACGGTAACGGTGTCTACGACCCGCCGGAGCCGATCATCAATTTGTTCCCCGACACCGCGAGCTATGGTTTCGACTTCACCGGACCCGCCTACACTTATGGTGAGAGCGGCCTTATCGAGATCAACCAGCAAGGTGGAACATTCACTTTTTCGGACTTTCGCTTCAATGAGAACGGCATAATCGACAATCTGGAAGGCGAGCCGTTCATTGATCTCAACGGCAACGGTGTCTGGGACCAGGGCGACTTCCTGAGAGATAAAAACGGCAATGGAATCCTGGACGAGGGTCGTGTCAGTCGAATCAACAATCGTGACCCGGAAGTGTATCGCGATGGAGACTCGATTGTCGGTGAGCCGTATGTTGACATTAATAGCAACAACCTCTACGATCCCGGTATTGATCTTTTTGTCATGTCGGTCGGCGCCGACAATATGGACTACAACGACAACGGGAAACACGACGGCCCGCTGGATCCCTGGGAGCCGGGCATTCCATATATCGATCTAAACGGCGACGGCGTCTACAGCCCGCCGAACGCTCGCTATGATCAAGGTGAGCCGTTTGTGGATCGAAACGGAAACGGCGCCTACGACTACGGGGGCAGTTCCAACTTCCTGAACCCGGGCAACTACGACGAGACGGCAGTGTGGCATTTCCGAAGCACCGACACCTACCGTCTGGAAGGCAAGGTCTTCTGGCAATTGGGTTCGCACGAACTGAAAGGTGGCATCTCGATGGAGTCCAATCAGTTCGACTACGAAGAAATCGAAAAACCATACTATCCCTACAGTGGTCGTGAGGATGGCGGTCCTTACCCCGGCCGCGGATCGTTCAGAGATATGTTTGAGTATGAACCGTACCGCGGCAGTGTCTACTTCCGTGACAAGCTTGAGTATGGTTCCATGATCGCCTCGCTTGGATTCCGCTGGGACTTCTTCCTGCAGGATCGGTACGGTTTGGTGGATGTGGCCAAGAACGACGATCTTGGGTCCGGAACGATCCTTGGTGACCGTCAGAAATTCTCACCCCGAATCGGATTCTCTTACCCGATTTCGGACAAGGCCAAAATCCATTTCAACTATGGTCACTTCTTCCAGCTTCCGTCGCTGGAGTATATGTACAAGCGGAACACTTCGTCGGTGGCTCAGAACGTTGTGATCGGCAACTACAACCTGGACTACCAGAAGACGATTCAGTATTCATTTGGTGTCAAGTATGCCATGTCCGAAAACTACTCGCTGGACGTCTCCGGTTACTTTAAGGACGAATTCGACAAGATTAACTCGGCTCAGGTTCGGGTCGGTGGTCTGACTCGCCAGCAGTATCAGAACTCAGATTACGGTCGCAGCCGTGGTTTTGAGTTGACTCTTGAAAAACGTGGCGGTGGCTATGTGAACGGTCAGTTGAGTTATGTCTACGCCTTCGCTTTCGGCAAGGCATCGCAGACCAATCAGAACTACATGAGCGACTTCGAGCTTTCGCGTGAGCCCCTTTCCGAGGCGGCTCTTGACAACGATATCAGACACCGTATCAACGCTAACATCCAGGTGTTTGTGCCTACTTCGGTCAAGCCGCGTTTGTTCGGCATACCGATTCCCAACGGTTGGTCATTGGCCATGAACCTGATCATTGAGAGCGGCCGTCCGTTCACACCCGATCGATCCTTCCCCAACCTGGCCCTCACCACGGGCGAGGACATCCAGCGCAACTCAATGCGCAAACCGGGGATATTCAATGTCGATGTCCGGTTCACCAAGGACTTCGAGTTTGTTGGGCTCGATTACAGTATGATCATGTGGGTCGAGAATATATTTGACAGTCGTAATGTCAACACTGTGTATTCCAACACCGGTCGTCCGGACACGCGACAGAATCAAAGTCAGATCATTAAAGGTGGTACGCCTTATGATCTGAATCCATACAACTGGGACTACGGTCGTCAGATTCGATTGGGGATCGAGGTCAACCTATAG
- a CDS encoding YCF48-related protein yields the protein MRHINVTLDVLGVSRSGKGSIVMWAVVLLALFTLTDRADARVWEHTSGPLGGGVDFLASDSSGYMFTSGYVGKCFRSADDGDNWTQLSVDWNAGVSAFAVNATGDIFVGTDGDGIYRSTDNGDNWTQLNLGMTVLSAKDLAISPTGDIFAGIWYHGIYRSSDNGDTWTLVNGSVPVTSVYSLAVNSSGDIFAGTRNDGVYRSTDNGDNWTQIVTGLSSALRIYSLAVNSGDAIFAGTATYGVYRSTDNGDNWSQINSGMGNGTVSEIAIGSTDDMFITNSFTGVYRSTDNGDTWTQVNSGLSTTAVQALAFGSSGNIFVGTKGSGVFRSGDSGANWVEINNGLTATRPSALAFNAGGDIFAGTIGDFFRSTDNGDTWTQISLSTGYTSVQAAAVNSGGDIFAGVSSGGVYRSTDNGDNWAQTTNGLGSPTVGAFAISTGGEVFAGTLGSGVFRSNDNGDNWIPINDGMINLYVNALAINSGGDIFAGTRAGSVHRSTNNGDNWTQIELSPTVFSVRSLAINSAGDIFAGTSADGLYRSTDNGDTWTQIYNYASLPSIRAIVVNTSDDLFITNSFDGVLRSTDNGDTWMALNYGLPGLELHALAISFTDDIVAGIWGEGVYRLTECPDVDADWVCDAFDNCLNTANGPQTDNDQDGLGDACECCCSLRGDVDQSGTLPAPDIADLTFLVDFMFAGGLAPSCMGNADVDGDAECQPTCGDSPDISDLVYLVDYMFQGGPAPLVCPSGCK from the coding sequence ATGAGACACATCAATGTGACATTGGACGTCCTCGGCGTTTCCAGAAGCGGCAAAGGCAGCATTGTGATGTGGGCAGTGGTACTGCTGGCATTATTCACTCTCACGGATCGAGCCGACGCCCGGGTCTGGGAACATACAAGCGGACCGCTGGGGGGGGGAGTCGATTTCCTTGCCAGCGACTCAAGCGGTTACATGTTTACCAGCGGCTATGTCGGCAAGTGCTTTCGTTCTGCCGACGATGGAGATAACTGGACGCAGCTCAGCGTTGACTGGAATGCCGGTGTGAGTGCGTTCGCAGTCAACGCCACCGGTGACATTTTTGTTGGTACCGATGGTGACGGCATTTATCGCTCCACTGACAACGGCGACAACTGGACGCAGCTCAACCTTGGCATGACGGTTTTATCCGCAAAGGATTTGGCCATCAGCCCCACCGGTGACATTTTCGCCGGGATTTGGTATCACGGCATTTATCGATCGTCCGACAACGGCGACACCTGGACGCTGGTCAATGGTAGTGTGCCGGTTACTTCTGTCTATTCTCTCGCCGTCAACTCAAGCGGTGACATATTTGCCGGTACTCGTAATGACGGTGTTTATCGTTCTACCGACAATGGCGACAACTGGACACAGATCGTCACTGGTTTGTCGTCAGCCCTGAGAATCTACTCTCTCGCCGTAAACTCCGGCGATGCCATTTTTGCCGGAACTGCAACCTACGGTGTGTATCGTTCTACTGACAACGGCGATAATTGGTCGCAGATCAACAGCGGCATGGGCAATGGTACGGTCTCTGAAATAGCCATTGGCTCCACCGACGACATGTTTATCACTAACTCATTTACGGGTGTTTATCGTTCGACTGATAATGGAGATACCTGGACACAGGTCAACAGTGGATTATCGACGACAGCTGTCCAGGCCCTGGCCTTCGGGTCCAGCGGTAACATATTTGTAGGCACAAAGGGCAGTGGTGTTTTTCGGTCGGGTGACAGTGGTGCCAACTGGGTCGAGATCAACAATGGCCTGACAGCTACCAGACCCTCGGCCCTCGCATTTAACGCAGGCGGCGACATTTTTGCCGGTACAATCGGCGATTTCTTTCGTTCGACCGACAACGGTGACACCTGGACTCAGATCAGTTTAAGTACGGGCTATACTTCGGTCCAGGCAGCCGCCGTCAACTCCGGAGGTGACATATTTGCAGGCGTCAGTTCTGGTGGTGTCTATCGTTCCACAGACAACGGCGACAACTGGGCACAGACAACCAATGGACTGGGGAGCCCCACGGTCGGTGCTTTCGCCATAAGCACAGGTGGTGAGGTTTTTGCCGGTACTTTAGGTTCAGGTGTCTTTCGTTCAAATGACAATGGCGACAACTGGATACCGATCAACGATGGGATGATCAACCTGTATGTCAACGCTCTGGCTATCAACTCAGGCGGTGACATCTTTGCCGGGACGCGGGCCGGCAGTGTTCACCGTTCTACCAACAATGGCGATAACTGGACGCAGATCGAGCTGAGTCCGACGGTTTTTAGTGTCAGATCACTGGCCATCAACTCGGCCGGTGACATTTTTGCCGGCACTAGTGCAGACGGCCTTTATCGTTCTACTGACAACGGCGATACCTGGACACAAATCTACAATTATGCAAGTCTACCTTCGATCCGGGCAATCGTAGTCAATACCAGCGATGATCTGTTTATCACGAATTCTTTTGACGGCGTTCTACGTTCTACGGACAATGGAGATACCTGGATGGCGCTCAATTATGGCCTTCCCGGTTTAGAACTCCATGCTCTCGCCATCAGTTTCACCGACGACATAGTTGCCGGTATCTGGGGTGAGGGCGTTTACCGCTTGACTGAGTGCCCGGACGTTGATGCCGACTGGGTCTGTGATGCCTTTGACAACTGCCTCAATACGGCCAACGGCCCGCAAACAGATAATGACCAGGACGGCCTTGGGGATGCCTGCGAATGTTGCTGTTCTCTGCGCGGGGATGTGGATCAATCCGGCACCTTGCCTGCACCCGACATTGCTGATCTGACCTTCCTGGTAGACTTCATGTTCGCGGGCGGGCTTGCTCCGTCTTGTATGGGCAACGCTGATGTCGATGGTGATGCCGAGTGCCAGCCTACGTGCGGCGACAGTCCTGATATCAGTGACCTGGTGTATCTTGTGGACTACATGTTCCAGGGTGGTCCGGCACCATTAGTTTGTCCGAGCGGCTGCAAGTAA
- a CDS encoding sigma 54-interacting transcriptional regulator, with protein MNLSSPKISFDPRLLAIEEQFRQRRHQHSLRELRQLSEDDFGTHLHERALYLLLSADGSLIEGNYKDAVEDGLKAAKILGEFPLNRRYGRAQLVLSKAYRMLGDLKNAEIRGRDAVAAYRRATDVDGQVDSLNQLAGIAYLHCDYSACVNFLETALGMIGDNPRKVAQLTGNLGRTRIRTGQWVQAEKDLEATVKRNHDNHEDMSEAMNLLSLGLLQMIKRQFLVAQRSLDCALEIINRIDLKYERVIYLEYAGELAYEKGDIFKAKAILSEAYRAGLTLSPGSALVSQSARRLAEVELTLDNFDEAMKYGQKALELALALGEKLEIGLSRSVIARVFAAQADYEAALEHGRTAIEVLKDVGDPYELARTLLVYSDICMAAQCEDSEKVRASLDEAHRLFRRLKLNYWMSEANFRAGMFACRQGDLASGFRKLSRAEKGFAALDAATKVRAVTKYLRSLSEQAVALSVSNENNFKIFGTLISPDELSNLQGSQMETILSVLLEKTGGDRALIFVPDASDETVLSSFPVDGAHIKRFTERFGGLIGEEIAPDRPTLLLDCRRDPFINELFSDVADVVASVIVVPFQTSDGAVGYLYLDRLSTDNCLSPFNQIQLNFAVGFSELIAFKWVEIQKNKLLEDNRRLKSQLMKEAAFPNIITCSPEMLSMLAQLRQVVNSNISLSVEGETGCGKDLLARAIHYNSDRKDQRFISVNCAALPESLLESELFGYRRGAFTGADRDKPGLFEEADRGTFFLDEIGDMPLSIQAKVLRILEEKEIVRLGETTPRQVDVRIVSATNRDLKELMTAKQFRQDLYYRLSAMTFRLPPLRDRREDIPLLIEHFLNQSGKQLSAEVLRVLVAYDWPGNVRELENEIKKLILLSGDSAEINIELVSEKICSQPRVESGGNGDAEAATASIDAIEFNDRYGLYDYLAGHERVFIEKALAAKRGIKKHAAAFLNIPESTLRLKIKQYDIDLDQFKRAT; from the coding sequence ATGAATCTTTCCTCACCGAAGATCAGTTTTGATCCCAGACTGCTGGCCATTGAGGAGCAGTTTCGCCAAAGAAGGCATCAGCACTCACTGCGTGAATTGCGGCAGTTGAGTGAAGATGACTTTGGGACCCATCTTCACGAGCGCGCCCTCTATCTGTTGCTGTCGGCCGACGGCAGTCTCATTGAGGGTAATTATAAAGACGCTGTCGAAGATGGTCTTAAGGCGGCTAAGATTCTCGGTGAATTCCCACTTAATAGACGCTATGGTCGTGCGCAGTTGGTGCTTTCTAAAGCCTACCGCATGTTGGGAGACCTGAAAAACGCTGAAATCCGAGGGCGTGACGCGGTGGCCGCATATCGTCGAGCCACCGACGTCGACGGACAGGTAGACTCTCTCAACCAGTTGGCAGGTATTGCCTACCTGCATTGTGATTATTCCGCTTGTGTCAATTTCCTGGAAACCGCTCTGGGTATGATCGGCGACAACCCGCGCAAAGTTGCCCAGCTTACGGGTAACCTGGGACGGACACGCATTCGCACCGGCCAATGGGTGCAGGCCGAAAAGGACCTGGAAGCAACGGTCAAGAGAAACCACGACAATCACGAAGATATGTCCGAAGCGATGAACCTGCTGTCGCTCGGGTTGCTCCAGATGATCAAGCGCCAGTTCCTGGTGGCGCAGCGCAGCCTGGATTGCGCCCTGGAGATTATTAACCGCATCGATCTCAAGTACGAACGTGTCATTTATCTGGAATACGCCGGTGAACTGGCTTATGAAAAGGGAGACATCTTTAAGGCCAAGGCCATTCTGAGCGAGGCATACCGGGCTGGTCTTACCCTGTCGCCGGGTTCCGCTCTGGTCTCTCAGTCGGCCCGTCGATTGGCCGAAGTGGAACTGACGCTGGATAATTTCGACGAAGCTATGAAATACGGCCAGAAGGCGTTGGAACTCGCGCTGGCCCTGGGTGAGAAACTGGAGATCGGTTTATCGCGAAGTGTCATAGCCCGTGTTTTCGCGGCCCAGGCAGATTACGAAGCCGCCCTGGAGCATGGCCGAACGGCCATTGAGGTGCTCAAAGATGTGGGTGACCCGTATGAACTGGCTCGCACCTTGTTGGTCTATTCCGATATCTGCATGGCGGCGCAATGCGAGGATTCGGAAAAGGTCCGGGCTTCTTTGGATGAAGCACACCGCCTTTTCCGTCGCCTAAAACTGAACTACTGGATGAGCGAAGCCAATTTCAGGGCCGGAATGTTCGCCTGCCGGCAGGGTGATCTCGCTTCCGGATTCAGAAAACTGAGCCGGGCCGAAAAAGGCTTTGCCGCTCTTGATGCCGCCACCAAAGTACGGGCGGTAACCAAGTATCTCAGGTCACTATCCGAACAGGCAGTAGCCCTGTCGGTCTCAAATGAAAACAACTTTAAGATTTTCGGCACACTGATCAGTCCGGACGAACTGTCCAATCTTCAGGGTTCCCAGATGGAAACCATACTTTCGGTGTTACTGGAGAAGACAGGTGGAGACCGCGCCTTGATTTTTGTGCCGGACGCCTCCGATGAGACGGTGCTGTCGTCATTCCCGGTAGATGGTGCTCATATCAAGAGATTCACTGAGCGCTTTGGCGGCTTGATCGGTGAAGAGATCGCACCCGACCGGCCGACGCTTCTTCTGGACTGCCGTCGTGATCCTTTCATTAATGAACTGTTCAGCGATGTGGCCGATGTTGTCGCAAGCGTTATTGTCGTACCGTTCCAAACCAGCGACGGCGCTGTGGGCTATCTCTATCTTGATCGGCTATCAACCGATAATTGTCTCAGCCCGTTCAATCAGATACAACTGAACTTTGCCGTCGGGTTCTCAGAACTGATCGCGTTCAAATGGGTCGAGATTCAGAAGAACAAACTGCTTGAGGATAATCGTCGTCTCAAGAGTCAATTAATGAAAGAGGCGGCTTTCCCGAACATTATTACCTGCAGCCCTGAGATGTTGTCGATGCTTGCTCAGTTGCGGCAAGTGGTGAACTCAAACATATCTCTCTCAGTGGAAGGTGAAACAGGTTGCGGCAAAGACCTTTTGGCCCGGGCCATTCATTACAATTCGGATCGCAAGGACCAGAGATTTATATCGGTCAATTGTGCCGCCCTGCCCGAGTCGCTTCTGGAATCCGAGCTTTTCGGATATCGACGCGGTGCCTTCACCGGCGCCGACCGTGACAAACCGGGTCTGTTTGAAGAAGCCGACCGAGGGACTTTCTTCCTTGATGAGATCGGTGATATGCCCCTCTCAATACAGGCCAAAGTACTGCGCATTCTCGAAGAAAAGGAGATTGTCAGGCTGGGTGAGACGACACCTCGGCAGGTGGATGTCCGAATTGTGTCGGCCACCAACCGAGACCTCAAAGAACTGATGACGGCCAAACAGTTCCGGCAGGATCTTTACTATCGACTGTCGGCCATGACATTCCGCCTTCCGCCCTTGCGTGATCGACGTGAGGACATCCCGCTTTTGATCGAACATTTCCTGAACCAGAGCGGCAAACAGCTATCCGCTGAGGTGCTGCGTGTGCTGGTGGCTTATGATTGGCCGGGCAACGTTCGCGAATTGGAAAACGAAATCAAGAAACTGATCCTGTTATCCGGTGACAGTGCCGAAATCAATATCGAGTTGGTGTCCGAGAAGATTTGCAGCCAGCCAAGAGTAGAATCGGGCGGTAATGGCGATGCGGAAGCAGCAACCGCTTCGATTGATGCCATTGAATTCAATGATCGGTATGGTTTGTATGATTACCTGGCCGGGCACGAGCGGGTCTTTATTGAGAAAGCTCTGGCCGCCAAGCGCGGAATCAAGAAACATGCAGCCGCTTTTCTGAACATTCCGGAGTCAACTTTGCGGCTTAAGATCAAGCAGTACGACATCGATCTGGATCAGTTCAAACGAGCGACATAA
- the waaF gene encoding lipopolysaccharide heptosyltransferase II — MSQAIIIRTPNHLGDCVMSLPMVNETREAYPGSRVTVLTPEHLAELYESNPGVDHVLKIPTAHVHGLIGVMKIKDIIAPGSYDLGYILPPSFGAAAGFKLAGVKQRIGYIADGRRMLLTRPLPLPTPLNSSHRSETYFNLLRRGSGAELEFVRPKLFLNEADTELANQMLTRFDVGETDAFAVVAFQAVAASRRWGSENYTQAIKQIITRFGLSVILVGTKDNSTLGNEIATAAGTHQVTNLAGKTTLRELAALISRARFFLGNDSGPAHLAAAVGAPLVVLSGADDPSETSPISPLKRMIYRRQLGCISCVKNVCPLKGERQMQCMAEISVEEVCTELASLLEQTV; from the coding sequence ATGTCTCAGGCGATTATCATCCGCACCCCCAATCACCTGGGGGATTGCGTCATGTCGCTGCCGATGGTGAACGAGACTCGCGAAGCCTACCCCGGCTCCCGCGTTACCGTTCTGACTCCCGAACATCTGGCTGAACTGTATGAATCCAACCCGGGTGTGGATCACGTTCTGAAGATTCCAACCGCGCATGTTCATGGTCTGATCGGCGTGATGAAAATCAAGGACATCATAGCACCGGGGAGTTACGACCTGGGCTATATTCTTCCACCATCTTTCGGCGCGGCGGCCGGCTTCAAACTGGCCGGTGTTAAACAGCGAATCGGTTACATCGCCGACGGTCGCCGAATGTTGTTGACCCGCCCGCTGCCGTTGCCGACTCCACTTAACTCGTCACATCGTAGCGAGACCTATTTCAATCTGCTCAGACGTGGGTCCGGGGCTGAGCTTGAGTTTGTCAGACCCAAGTTGTTTCTGAACGAAGCAGACACTGAGCTGGCCAATCAGATGCTGACCCGCTTTGACGTAGGTGAAACCGATGCTTTTGCGGTTGTGGCCTTTCAAGCGGTGGCGGCCTCGCGGCGGTGGGGGAGTGAGAATTACACACAGGCGATCAAACAGATTATAACACGTTTCGGCCTGAGTGTAATCCTGGTCGGGACTAAAGACAACTCGACCCTGGGCAATGAGATAGCGACGGCGGCCGGGACCCACCAAGTCACCAATTTGGCCGGAAAGACAACGCTGCGCGAATTGGCCGCTCTTATTTCCCGGGCCCGGTTCTTCCTGGGCAACGATTCCGGTCCGGCTCACCTGGCTGCCGCGGTCGGGGCGCCTCTGGTGGTTCTGTCGGGCGCCGACGATCCGAGCGAGACCTCACCAATATCGCCGCTCAAGCGGATGATTTACCGCCGGCAGCTTGGCTGTATCAGTTGTGTTAAGAATGTTTGCCCGCTGAAAGGGGAGAGGCAGATGCAGTGCATGGCCGAAATCAGCGTTGAGGAGGTCTGCACCGAGTTAGCCTCTTTGCTGGAACAAACGGTATGA
- a CDS encoding TolC family protein — MKLLAKTVGIGCLLLMFVPSASAEVLTLDEAIDIAVNRTGRGGIIEGNFEVAEQQYFAEKIGFYLPEISINATAPSYGSNERWGYLYGTDTKSTMREPFRNLAADISLKQSLITGGELTARADLTDSDGEHPNRDGVQVDESSQLGRFSFSLTQPVLQPSQPKYDLSNRRDDLELAQLKRAEETANLKTEVVEAFIGVLQSKLSRDRSEAELERAQLQVGIDSAKLADGIVSDDQWLETLAGRLDAELKQFESEDVAAEQRRTLATLLDVESVASQTLMPPDSVRHIDQDTRQRFLTEWENSAPLQKAKYEYDKQKRTAGFTESAHGLSGTLTANYNMSRGEVEDAGITDDLKTNSWEVKLDLSYPLWDGGASGAAVKAARLSADQARLEYEKTEKSVQAQIATLLNQADVSFRKLDVLRQKIGIAETKLGIAKSRLDDGQISKLTYLESEISLLEAKNDHLEELKKYYSTRIQLEGNYLD; from the coding sequence ATGAAGCTGTTGGCTAAAACTGTTGGGATTGGATGTCTCCTTCTGATGTTCGTACCATCGGCTTCGGCTGAGGTGCTGACTTTGGACGAGGCAATCGACATCGCCGTCAATCGCACCGGGCGCGGCGGCATCATTGAAGGCAACTTTGAAGTAGCCGAACAGCAGTACTTCGCCGAGAAGATCGGATTCTATCTGCCTGAGATTTCTATCAATGCAACGGCGCCGTCATACGGCTCCAATGAACGCTGGGGATACTTGTACGGTACCGACACCAAGAGCACCATGCGCGAACCGTTCAGGAATCTCGCCGCCGACATTTCATTGAAACAGAGTCTCATCACCGGCGGTGAACTCACTGCCAGAGCCGACCTGACAGACAGCGATGGAGAACATCCCAACCGAGACGGAGTTCAGGTTGACGAAAGCAGTCAGCTCGGTCGATTCAGCTTTTCGCTCACCCAGCCGGTGCTGCAACCGTCACAACCGAAATATGACCTCAGCAACCGTCGCGATGATCTCGAACTGGCCCAACTGAAACGGGCGGAGGAAACGGCAAATCTCAAGACTGAGGTGGTGGAAGCGTTCATCGGTGTGTTGCAGAGCAAACTCAGCCGTGATCGTAGCGAGGCCGAATTGGAACGGGCTCAACTGCAAGTCGGCATCGATTCAGCCAAGCTAGCCGACGGTATTGTCTCCGACGATCAATGGCTGGAGACTCTGGCCGGACGACTGGATGCGGAACTGAAGCAGTTTGAATCTGAAGATGTAGCCGCCGAACAGCGGCGCACGCTGGCCACTCTTTTGGACGTGGAGTCGGTTGCTTCGCAGACTCTGATGCCGCCCGATTCGGTCAGACATATCGATCAGGACACTCGTCAGCGTTTTTTGACCGAGTGGGAAAACAGCGCTCCGCTCCAGAAGGCGAAGTACGAATACGACAAGCAGAAACGGACGGCCGGCTTTACCGAATCGGCCCACGGACTCTCCGGGACCCTGACGGCCAACTATAATATGAGCCGAGGTGAAGTTGAAGACGCGGGAATTACCGACGACCTCAAGACCAACAGTTGGGAGGTCAAGCTGGATCTATCCTACCCACTCTGGGATGGTGGCGCCTCCGGCGCGGCCGTCAAGGCGGCTCGACTGTCGGCCGATCAAGCCAGGTTGGAGTACGAAAAGACTGAGAAATCGGTCCAGGCTCAGATTGCGACTCTGCTCAATCAAGCCGATGTCAGCTTTCGCAAGCTCGATGTGCTCAGGCAGAAAATCGGCATTGCCGAAACCAAACTGGGCATCGCAAAGTCGCGACTGGATGACGGCCAGATTTCAAAGTTGACCTACCTTGAGTCCGAGATATCTTTGTTGGAAGCCAAGAACGATCATCTGGAGGAGTTAAAAAAATACTACTCCACCAGAATCCAATTGGAAGGTAATTACCTCGACTAA